The Xenopus tropicalis strain Nigerian chromosome 7, UCB_Xtro_10.0, whole genome shotgun sequence genome includes a region encoding these proteins:
- the m6pr gene encoding cation-dependent mannose-6-phosphate receptor isoform X1, with product MCAPLWCVSIAALLAIAAGENLVDSCQLVGGDRKSVTEQQLLAKLAPLKGKRFEAKTQEGSDIYTYTFVVCGRVNNDSKSTNEGLVQSKDGSKDTSVIGRINDTHIINGSDWIMLYYRSGDKYDTHCNNEARKAMVMISCNKGTVGDGFTVIQEERNKSSECFYLFEMDSSLACPPEESHLSAGSILLIVFAVLVAVYLIGGFLYQRFVVGAKGMEQFPNITLWQELGNLSADGCDFVCRSRPRTSETAYRGVGEDQLGEEPEERDDHLLPM from the exons ATGTGCGCCCCCTTGTGGTGTGTCTCCATTGCTGCACTTTTAGCCATAGCCGCTGGTGAAAATCTGGTCGACAGCTGCCAACTGGTGGGCGGAGACAGAAAGTCTGTAACCGAGCAACAACTCTTGGCCAAACTCGCTCCTCTTAAGGGCAAAAG GTTTGAGGCCAAGACTCAAGAAGGCTCCGACATCTACACATATACCTTCGTAGTATGCGGCCGGGTCAACAACGACTCCAAAAGCACCAATGAGGGTCTAGTGCAATCCAAAGACGGATCTAAAGACACCTCTGTGATTGGCCGGATCAACGATACCCACATCATTAATGGAA GCGACTGGATCATGCTGTACTATAGAAGTGGCGACAAGTACGACACTCACTGCAATAACGAAGCGAGGAAAGCCATGGTCATGATATCCTGCAACAAGGGGACTGTCGGG GACGGCTTCACGGTAATTCAGGAAGAGAGGAACAAATCCAGCGAATGTTTCTACCTGTTTGAGATGGACAGCAGCCTCGCCTGCCCTCCCGAAGAGTCGCATCTCAGCGCCGGCTCCATCCTCCTGATCGT GTTCGCTGTTCTGGTGGCCGTTTACCTCATTGGCGGGTTCCTTTACCAGCGCTTTGTGGTTGGAGCCAAAGGGATGGAGCAGTTTCCTAATATCACTTTGTGGCAAGAGCTCGGCAACCTGTCGGCA GATGGCTGTGATTTTGTGTGTCGCTCGCGGCCTCGGACGTCCGAAACGGCGTATCGAGGGGTGGGGGAAGATCAGCTAGGGGAGGAGCCAGAAGAAAGAGACGATCACCTGCTACCCATGTGA